Proteins from one Desulfobacterales bacterium genomic window:
- a CDS encoding PAS domain S-box protein yields the protein MHIELDARTLFFAGSVSSFIISTALIVSRKNYPDIKGLNEWAMAGIAYSISWFLFVIREHLPISISIVLANVLMVLANTLYYKAIGDLKEKRHSLLFHFILIAAVAISFFLLSEPQKYYRERVLIICFVMAIQNILCSFALLEGISKFKTDEKLPYYVSFVTFMIQTVLVILRFLIHIHPNPNLKDLFSTNFLATITHVGMMTNFIIVGFCFIWIANQRIQYKLTNSGVRLREAQRIANFGSWELNLLNNKLIWSEEIFSIFEIDSNLFEASYQSFLNLIHPEDRDMVNNTYATAVTNKSNYDIVHRLLMPNGRIKFVRERCEHFYDADGKAIRSLGTIQEVTESVLAEQKLRESEEKFRQLADNIDEVFWIRDVNKEIIYISPAYEKIWGRTCESLYKNSKSFLESAHPDDKERVFTAFINDNYTDGNNFNLEYRIIKPDGEIRWIWARTSPIKDCSGKIIRKAGIAEDITARKQAEQALNQSLENYKTIINTTTDGFWIIGSSGNFIDVNEAYCKLIGYSKKELLKKSIEDLEVLENPKETEEHIKKIVETGYDRFETKHRAKDGSIIDIEVNSTFLKDLAHFVVFVRDIREKKQHDAKLTEALDLNQKLIAASWMGIAVYDYNGQCILANEPMAKIVSATLEQVLQQNFRRIQSWKKNGIFDLAEEALKTMEGRRGEFHHITTFGRDVWLDCYFSPFITGGAVHLLLMVNDITEKKKVNDTLKESENRYRLLFENAAEAIYILSAEGENAGAIINANRASAVMHGYTVEELERMHITDLDIPEVAADAGNKIERILNGEWVKGETFHVKKDKSLFPIEYAAGLLELDNKKYILAFSNDISERKKAEAIIITAKETAESANRAKSQFLANISHEIRTPMNAIIGLGYLVLQTQLSAKQRDYLNKMQSSAKSLLGIINDVLDFSKIDAGKLELDIVDFYIDNILDNIANLFTAKVEEKGIELLFSIDNNIPRCLIGDPLRISQILTNLVNNAVKFTEKGQIILSLKAEEITNQKAVIRFSIEDTGVGMKPELISNLFSPFTQADASTTRKYGGTGLGLTICKKLIEMMKSDISVKSEYGKGSIFSFKIKFGCQESCTSPEYIPPSKIKGIRVLVVDDNSSAREIFREMLMSFGFRVTDVSSGVSAIEELRRVAILNEDPYRLIIMDWQMPNMDGFEATNAIINEIKFNYKPIIIMVSAYGREEIKQRAENIGIKHFLSKPVQPSSFFNAIIEAFDYDNGFQVKRHEIVNPKNESLNSIKGSKILLVEDHHLNQIVASELLQQAGLQVEIAQNGIEAVNMLKKGENNFDLVFMDLQMPIMDGFEATKQIRKKFSANELPIIAMTAHAMNEERQKCFNAGMNDHLAKPIDIDGIYKILIKWIKPKQKKIQAIPEKTIVQHEDNDLPSEIMGIDIPSGLKRLGNNKALLKRLIIDFKNSNTNILADINDAISKQAYSKLKDLIHGLKGMSGNISANYLFLICKEFETSVIEGNSKDFLYYFDKMKDELNKIIKSASILEQNNAQVLNPDNKNNIVSDNLSKIFKELNNLLKINDLKAINYFHKVKSELIGISNDEKLNGLELGINKLNFKEALMNLKTLAKDLSILLE from the coding sequence ATGCATATTGAATTAGATGCCAGGACTCTTTTTTTTGCTGGTTCTGTTTCATCGTTTATAATCAGCACCGCATTAATAGTATCAAGGAAAAATTATCCCGATATTAAAGGTTTAAACGAATGGGCTATGGCTGGAATAGCTTACAGTATATCATGGTTTTTGTTTGTTATACGGGAGCATCTACCAATTAGTATTTCTATAGTTTTAGCAAATGTATTAATGGTTCTTGCAAATACGCTATATTATAAAGCAATTGGGGATTTAAAAGAAAAGCGACATTCATTGCTATTTCATTTCATATTAATAGCCGCTGTTGCTATTTCATTTTTCTTATTATCTGAGCCCCAAAAATATTATCGCGAGAGGGTTCTTATTATTTGTTTTGTAATGGCAATTCAAAATATTCTATGCTCTTTTGCTTTATTAGAAGGGATTTCTAAATTTAAGACGGATGAAAAGCTGCCGTATTATGTATCTTTTGTTACATTTATGATTCAAACAGTTTTAGTTATATTGAGATTTTTAATACATATTCATCCTAATCCGAATTTAAAGGATTTATTTTCAACTAATTTTTTAGCAACAATAACCCATGTTGGAATGATGACTAACTTTATTATAGTTGGATTCTGTTTTATATGGATCGCAAATCAAAGGATTCAATATAAATTAACAAATAGTGGGGTAAGATTAAGAGAAGCTCAACGCATAGCAAATTTTGGAAGCTGGGAACTGAATCTTTTAAACAATAAATTAATATGGTCAGAAGAAATCTTTAGTATATTTGAAATTGATTCAAACTTGTTTGAAGCTTCTTATCAGTCATTTTTAAATTTAATTCATCCTGAAGATAGGGATATGGTGAATAATACTTATGCAACCGCTGTAACAAATAAATCAAATTATGATATTGTTCACCGGCTACTCATGCCTAACGGCAGAATAAAATTTGTTCGGGAGCGTTGTGAGCACTTTTATGATGCAGATGGCAAGGCTATTAGATCTTTGGGAACTATCCAAGAAGTTACTGAAAGTGTTCTTGCTGAACAAAAGCTTAGGGAAAGTGAAGAAAAATTTAGACAACTTGCGGATAATATCGACGAAGTATTTTGGATTAGGGACGTCAACAAGGAAATAATCTATATAAGCCCAGCGTATGAAAAGATTTGGGGAAGAACTTGTGAAAGTTTATACAAAAACTCAAAATCATTTTTAGAATCAGCGCATCCTGATGATAAAGAGCGCGTATTTACAGCCTTTATCAATGACAATTATACAGATGGGAATAATTTTAATCTTGAATATCGAATCATAAAGCCTGATGGAGAAATAAGATGGATATGGGCAAGAACTTCTCCGATAAAGGATTGCTCTGGCAAAATAATTCGTAAAGCTGGAATAGCTGAAGATATCACAGCAAGAAAGCAAGCTGAACAAGCATTGAATCAAAGTTTAGAAAATTATAAAACAATTATAAATACAACTACCGATGGTTTTTGGATAATAGGTTCAAGTGGAAATTTTATTGATGTTAATGAAGCATACTGTAAATTAATCGGCTATAGCAAAAAAGAACTCCTAAAGAAATCTATTGAAGACTTAGAAGTATTAGAAAATCCTAAAGAAACAGAGGAGCATATTAAAAAAATAGTTGAAACGGGGTATGATAGATTTGAAACAAAGCATAGGGCAAAAGATGGTTCCATTATTGATATTGAGGTAAACTCTACATTTTTAAAAGATTTAGCTCACTTTGTAGTTTTTGTTAGAGATATTCGAGAAAAAAAACAGCATGATGCAAAACTTACCGAAGCATTAGATTTAAATCAAAAATTAATCGCTGCTTCATGGATGGGTATTGCTGTTTATGACTATAATGGACAATGTATTTTGGCAAATGAACCCATGGCAAAAATAGTTAGCGCAACTCTTGAGCAGGTCCTTCAGCAAAATTTCAGGCGTATTCAATCATGGAAAAAAAACGGTATATTTGATTTGGCGGAAGAAGCCTTAAAAACTATGGAAGGCAGAAGAGGTGAATTTCATCATATTACGACGTTTGGCAGGGACGTATGGTTAGATTGCTATTTTTCACCGTTTATTACTGGGGGTGCTGTTCACTTACTTCTTATGGTAAACGATATTACTGAAAAGAAAAAAGTGAATGATACTTTAAAAGAAAGTGAAAATCGTTATCGACTTTTATTTGAAAATGCAGCCGAAGCTATTTACATACTTTCTGCTGAAGGCGAAAATGCTGGAGCTATAATCAACGCAAATAGAGCCTCGGCAGTAATGCACGGATATACAGTTGAAGAACTGGAGCGCATGCATATAACTGATCTTGATATTCCAGAAGTTGCAGCGGACGCTGGTAATAAAATAGAACGAATCCTTAATGGCGAATGGGTTAAAGGAGAAACTTTTCACGTAAAAAAAGATAAAAGTCTTTTTCCCATTGAATACGCCGCAGGATTGCTTGAGCTTGACAATAAAAAATATATACTTGCTTTTTCTAATGATATATCAGAAAGAAAAAAGGCTGAAGCAATAATTATTACCGCAAAAGAAACTGCAGAATCTGCAAATCGCGCAAAAAGTCAATTTTTAGCTAATATCAGTCACGAAATAAGAACTCCAATGAATGCTATTATAGGCCTTGGGTATCTCGTGCTTCAAACTCAGCTTTCAGCCAAGCAAAGGGATTATTTAAATAAAATGCAATCATCCGCTAAATCCCTTTTAGGCATTATCAACGATGTTCTTGATTTTTCAAAAATCGACGCAGGAAAGCTTGAACTTGATATCGTAGATTTCTATATTGATAATATTCTTGATAATATAGCCAATCTTTTTACAGCTAAAGTTGAAGAAAAAGGAATTGAGCTTTTATTTTCAATAGATAACAATATACCTCGATGCCTCATCGGGGACCCTTTACGCATTTCTCAAATACTTACTAACCTTGTTAATAATGCTGTTAAATTTACTGAAAAAGGTCAAATCATTCTTAGTTTGAAAGCAGAAGAAATAACTAATCAAAAAGCTGTAATCAGATTTTCAATTGAAGATACAGGTGTCGGTATGAAACCCGAGTTAATATCCAATTTATTTAGTCCTTTCACTCAAGCTGATGCATCAACTACAAGAAAATACGGTGGAACAGGTTTAGGTTTAACAATATGTAAAAAGCTTATTGAAATGATGAAGAGTGACATATCTGTGAAAAGTGAATATGGAAAAGGCAGTATTTTTAGCTTTAAAATAAAATTTGGATGCCAAGAATCATGTACATCTCCAGAATATATTCCTCCATCTAAGATAAAAGGAATAAGGGTTTTAGTGGTTGATGATAATAGCTCTGCTCGAGAAATTTTTAGAGAAATGCTTATGTCCTTTGGTTTTAGAGTTACTGATGTAAGTTCAGGAGTAAGTGCGATTGAAGAGCTAAGACGCGTTGCAATTTTAAATGAAGACCCTTATAGATTAATAATAATGGACTGGCAAATGCCAAATATGGACGGTTTTGAAGCTACTAACGCCATAATAAATGAGATTAAATTTAACTACAAACCAATAATTATAATGGTAAGCGCTTACGGAAGGGAAGAGATAAAACAAAGAGCTGAAAACATAGGAATAAAACATTTTCTTTCAAAGCCTGTTCAACCTTCGTCTTTTTTTAACGCAATAATTGAAGCATTCGATTATGATAATGGATTTCAAGTAAAACGTCATGAAATAGTTAATCCGAAAAATGAAAGCTTAAATTCCATAAAAGGCTCAAAAATTCTGCTTGTCGAAGATCATCATCTTAATCAAATAGTTGCAAGTGAACTTCTTCAACAAGCGGGTCTTCAAGTTGAAATTGCTCAAAATGGAATTGAAGCTGTTAATATGCTTAAAAAAGGTGAAAATAATTTTGATTTAGTATTTATGGATTTACAAATGCCAATTATGGATGGTTTTGAAGCGACTAAGCAAATAAGAAAGAAATTTTCAGCAAATGAGCTTCCGATAATTGCGATGACAGCCCATGCTATGAATGAAGAACGCCAGAAATGTTTTAATGCAGGAATGAATGACCATCTTGCAAAGCCTATTGATATTGATGGTATCTATAAAATACTTATTAAATGGATAAAACCTAAGCAGAAAAAAATTCAAGCCATACCTGAAAAAACAATAGTGCAACATGAAGATAACGATTTACCATCTGAAATTATGGGCATTGATATTCCTTCAGGCCTTAAAAGATTGGGCAATAACAAGGCTTTACTGAAAAGACTCATTATAGATTTTAAAAACTCAAATACGAATATATTAGCAGATATTAATGATGCTATATCTAAACAAGCATATTCTAAACTTAAAGATTTAATCCATGGACTTAAAGGTATGTCAGGCAATATTTCTGCTAATTACTTGTTTTTGATATGTAAAGAATTTGAAACGAGCGTTATAGAAGGAAATAGCAAGGACTTCCTTTATTATTTTGATAAAATGAAGGATGAGCTAAATAAAATTATAAAGTCCGCAAGTATTTTAGAACAAAATAATGCTCAAGTATTAAATCCAGATAATAAAAATAACATTGTAAGTGATAACTTATCTAAAATTTTTAAGGAGTTAAATAACCTGCTAAAAATTAATGACCTTAAAGCAATAAATTATTTTCATAAGGTAAAATCAGAACTTATCGGAATTTCTAATGATGAAAAATTGAACGGATTAGAATTAGGGATAAACAAATTAAATTTTAAAGAAGCTCTTATGAATTTAAAAACTCTTGCAAAGGATTTGAGTATTTTGTTGGAATAA
- a CDS encoding amino acid ABC transporter substrate-binding protein yields the protein MKKNFPKTLKTLLFILCVCMCGVIANANTLKIGYEDWEPYQFEDANGKLTGVDIDLVSAILDTAGLQYEFKKMPWKRLINDVENGNVDIGMGASITPDREKFALFTEWYRTEGWSLFMRAEDISKYDFKSLEDIEKTGIKLGIVRGYFYGDNIMKLIESLKAKDKIEEVAVTDLNYKKMIKNRIDAFFEDSFVGPLTIRKNNFTGQIKVHPIDLGKDNVYIMLSKKTINDELYQKINEALKKIKESGKHAEILNNYLK from the coding sequence ATGAAAAAAAATTTTCCCAAAACTTTAAAGACATTACTGTTTATATTGTGCGTTTGCATGTGTGGAGTCATTGCTAACGCCAATACGCTAAAAATTGGTTATGAAGACTGGGAGCCTTATCAATTTGAGGATGCAAACGGAAAACTTACTGGTGTTGATATAGACTTAGTTTCGGCAATATTAGATACCGCAGGCCTCCAATATGAATTTAAAAAAATGCCATGGAAAAGGCTAATCAATGATGTTGAAAATGGAAACGTAGATATCGGAATGGGCGCATCTATTACACCTGACAGGGAAAAATTTGCACTTTTTACAGAATGGTATCGAACAGAGGGATGGTCCCTATTCATGAGAGCTGAAGATATTAGCAAGTATGATTTCAAATCCTTAGAAGATATTGAAAAAACTGGTATCAAACTTGGTATTGTCCGAGGATATTTTTATGGCGATAACATTATGAAACTGATCGAATCCCTTAAAGCTAAAGATAAAATTGAAGAGGTTGCTGTAACAGATTTGAATTATAAAAAGATGATAAAAAATAGAATTGATGCTTTTTTTGAAGATTCCTTTGTTGGACCATTAACAATTCGAAAAAATAACTTTACAGGTCAAATAAAAGTCCATCCCATAGATTTGGGAAAAGATAATGTATATATCATGCTAAGTAAAAAAACAATTAATGATGAATTATATCAAAAAATAAATGAAGCACTAAAAAAAATAAAAGAATCAGGAAAACACGCTGAAATACTTAATAATTATTTAAAATAA
- the miaA gene encoding tRNA (adenosine(37)-N6)-dimethylallyltransferase MiaA, with protein MKLKPKIIVICGSTGVGKTAISIEIAKKFNGEIVNADSMQIYKYLDIGTAKPNPYELSLAPHHLISIIEPDEAFDAGKYSQIAKNVIEEINLKGKLAIIVGGTGLYIKALIHGLFRGDSANESILEQLKKEAGIYGSEYLHNKLASFDPDSAKKIHPNDLFRIIRAIEIYESTGIPISKHQNKHGFSDAQFDALKIGLNIERNLLYEKINDRVHEMLKSGFLEEVENILKMGYSPDLKPLQSIGYRHLIEYIYKQKSFEETIETLKQDTRRYAKRQLTWFRADNEITWTEPSEVDKIENLINGFLKNTYNIYS; from the coding sequence ATAAAATTGAAACCAAAAATTATTGTAATATGTGGATCTACAGGAGTTGGAAAAACAGCTATATCAATCGAGATAGCAAAAAAATTTAACGGAGAGATTGTTAATGCTGATTCTATGCAGATTTACAAATATCTTGATATAGGTACAGCAAAACCAAATCCCTATGAATTATCACTTGCACCCCATCACTTAATTAGTATAATTGAGCCTGATGAAGCTTTTGACGCAGGTAAATATTCTCAAATTGCTAAAAATGTAATAGAAGAAATAAATTTAAAAGGAAAACTGGCAATTATAGTGGGAGGAACTGGTCTTTATATTAAAGCATTAATTCACGGCTTATTCCGTGGAGATTCTGCAAATGAATCTATTCTTGAACAATTGAAAAAAGAAGCAGGAATATACGGTTCTGAATATCTCCATAATAAATTAGCCTCTTTTGACCCTGACTCTGCAAAAAAAATACACCCCAATGATTTATTTAGAATAATACGAGCAATTGAAATATATGAATCAACAGGTATTCCAATATCAAAACACCAAAATAAACATGGTTTTTCAGATGCTCAGTTTGATGCTTTGAAAATAGGGCTTAATATTGAAAGAAACCTTTTATATGAAAAAATAAATGATAGAGTTCACGAAATGCTCAAAAGCGGATTTCTTGAAGAAGTTGAAAATATCTTGAAAATGGGCTATTCTCCTGATCTAAAACCCCTTCAGTCCATTGGATACCGTCATTTGATAGAATATATTTATAAACAAAAATCTTTTGAAGAAACAATCGAAACATTAAAACAAGATACAAGGAGGTACGCAAAAAGACAACTAACATGGTTTAGGGCAGATAATGAAATAACATGGACAGAGCCATCAGAAGTAGACAAAATAGAAAATTTAATAAATGGTTTTTTAAAAAATACTTATAATATATATTCCTAA
- a CDS encoding Hsp20/alpha crystallin family protein, with the protein MEYIKIRLTNKKEEFNSKFEKAISEMLESLNPRFILSQRQWKPAMDIYETPNEVIVLAELAGVTKENIDVEIGQRAIKITGKRQCYPLLQNARYNLAEIQYGHFERTLFFPSPVNTENVKAICSNGLLEIRLQKIPINIVRKVNVEQADI; encoded by the coding sequence ATGGAATACATAAAAATACGGTTAACAAACAAAAAAGAAGAATTTAATTCTAAGTTTGAAAAAGCAATTTCTGAAATGCTTGAGTCCTTAAATCCTCGATTTATTTTATCCCAACGTCAATGGAAGCCAGCAATGGATATTTACGAAACTCCTAATGAAGTAATTGTTTTAGCTGAATTAGCTGGAGTAACAAAAGAAAATATTGACGTTGAAATTGGGCAAAGGGCTATAAAAATAACTGGAAAACGACAATGTTATCCATTACTGCAAAATGCCAGATACAATCTCGCTGAAATTCAGTATGGGCATTTTGAAAGAACTCTTTTTTTTCCATCTCCGGTTAATACAGAGAATGTTAAAGCTATATGTTCTAATGGATTACTTGAAATTCGTCTGCAGAAAATTCCAATCAATATTGTAAGAAAAGTTAATGTGGAACAGGCAGATATTTAA
- the lon gene encoding endopeptidase La: protein MSEQPPQAENQENDKDNENENEKSSYGKIPEILPILPLIDVVLFPKMVLPLIINQAESVQLIDNAMAHDRLIGFIVVKNTEFKERYTPEDLYPIGTSALILKMAKSDDHKAQLMVQGLNRFRVKEFIKEKPYIEAKIEIIEEDEYKDKEIEALMSNLLSHYSKIVELSPAMPQEIAMLAKTIQEGGVLADMVTSTLNSNLNEKQKVLEVVSINDRLQEVTKLVAYQLEILEMGHKIQTQVKGDIDKQQKDYFLRQQLKAIKDELGEKDESSVEIEEYRAKIKDKKLPEEATKEAERELTRLARMHPSSSEYTVCLTYLDWITSLPWNESAEENLDIKKAKKVLDEDHFGLFKAKKRILEFLAVRKLKANSKGPILCFAGPPGTGKTSLGRSIARALGRKFIRVALGGVRDEAEIRGHRRTYVGALPGRIIQGIRRAESNNPVFMLDEIDKVGSDFRGDPSSALLEVLDPEQNFAFSDHYLDVAFDLSKVMFITTANIMDTIPHALRDRMEILELAGYTEFEKLKISKRYLVPKQKEAHGLKDEQFLISDPSIKHIISGYTREAGVRNLEREIASICRGVAYKIAQNEVEEVSVAVKDIKSYLGPVKMMPETKARTSTPGVAMGLAWTPSGGDLLFIEATAMKGKKELTLTGQLGDVMKESAKAALSFIRSNAAMIGIDEDFFENHEIHVHVPAGAIPKDGPSAGVTILTALTSLLTNKLIKKDLAMTGEITLRGQVLPVGGIKEKVLAAHRAKITTLILPKWNEKDLEDIPQNVKNSITIQFVDKMMDVIKIAIEK from the coding sequence ATGAGTGAACAACCACCACAGGCAGAAAATCAAGAGAATGACAAAGACAATGAAAATGAAAATGAAAAGTCATCTTATGGAAAAATACCTGAAATTCTTCCGATACTTCCTTTAATAGATGTAGTTCTTTTTCCTAAAATGGTACTCCCTCTTATCATAAACCAAGCTGAATCAGTTCAATTGATAGATAATGCTATGGCGCATGATAGATTAATAGGGTTTATAGTTGTTAAAAATACAGAATTTAAAGAGCGTTATACTCCTGAAGATTTATATCCGATAGGCACGAGTGCGCTGATTTTAAAAATGGCAAAATCGGATGATCATAAAGCCCAGCTAATGGTTCAGGGTTTAAACAGATTTAGAGTAAAAGAATTTATAAAAGAAAAACCTTATATTGAAGCAAAAATCGAAATTATTGAAGAAGACGAATATAAGGACAAAGAGATTGAAGCTTTAATGTCTAATCTTTTAAGTCATTATTCTAAAATTGTTGAGCTATCTCCAGCAATGCCGCAAGAAATAGCCATGCTTGCAAAAACAATTCAAGAAGGCGGTGTTCTTGCAGATATGGTAACATCAACTTTAAACTCAAATTTAAACGAAAAACAAAAAGTTTTAGAAGTTGTGAGTATTAACGACCGTCTTCAAGAAGTAACAAAGCTTGTAGCTTATCAACTTGAAATTCTTGAAATGGGTCATAAAATTCAGACTCAAGTAAAAGGTGATATTGATAAGCAGCAAAAAGATTATTTTTTAAGACAGCAGCTCAAAGCTATAAAAGACGAACTCGGAGAGAAAGATGAATCATCTGTCGAAATTGAAGAATATCGAGCAAAAATAAAAGATAAAAAACTTCCTGAAGAAGCAACAAAGGAAGCTGAAAGAGAATTAACCCGTCTCGCACGAATGCATCCTTCTTCTTCCGAATACACAGTGTGTTTAACTTATCTTGACTGGATAACCTCTCTTCCTTGGAATGAAAGCGCAGAAGAAAATCTCGATATAAAAAAAGCAAAAAAAGTTTTAGATGAAGACCATTTCGGATTATTTAAAGCTAAAAAAAGAATATTAGAGTTTTTAGCTGTCAGAAAACTTAAAGCAAACTCAAAAGGTCCTATTTTATGCTTTGCAGGCCCTCCTGGAACAGGAAAAACTTCTCTTGGAAGGTCTATAGCAAGGGCTCTTGGCAGAAAATTCATACGAGTGGCTTTAGGCGGAGTTAGAGATGAAGCAGAAATAAGAGGTCATAGAAGAACTTATGTCGGAGCGCTTCCCGGCAGAATAATTCAAGGCATACGCAGAGCTGAATCCAATAACCCCGTATTTATGCTTGATGAAATAGATAAAGTTGGCAGTGATTTTAGAGGAGACCCATCTTCAGCGCTTTTAGAGGTTTTAGACCCTGAACAAAATTTTGCTTTTTCCGATCATTATTTAGACGTTGCCTTTGATCTTTCAAAGGTTATGTTTATAACAACAGCAAATATTATGGACACCATTCCCCACGCATTAAGGGATAGAATGGAAATCCTTGAATTAGCAGGCTATACTGAATTTGAAAAGCTGAAAATTTCAAAAAGATATCTTGTTCCAAAACAAAAAGAAGCTCATGGATTAAAAGACGAACAATTTTTAATAAGCGATCCGAGTATAAAACACATAATATCGGGCTATACAAGAGAAGCAGGCGTAAGAAATCTTGAGAGGGAAATAGCATCAATTTGTCGAGGAGTTGCCTATAAAATAGCTCAGAACGAAGTAGAAGAAGTATCAGTCGCAGTTAAAGATATAAAAAGCTATCTTGGACCTGTAAAAATGATGCCCGAAACAAAAGCAAGAACAAGTACACCTGGAGTTGCTATGGGGTTAGCATGGACACCGTCAGGAGGAGACCTTCTTTTTATTGAAGCTACAGCTATGAAAGGAAAAAAAGAATTAACATTAACAGGTCAGCTCGGCGATGTAATGAAAGAATCAGCTAAAGCAGCTTTAAGTTTTATAAGGTCAAACGCCGCAATGATAGGAATTGATGAAGACTTCTTTGAAAACCATGAAATTCACGTTCATGTTCCGGCAGGAGCTATTCCAAAAGATGGCCCTTCGGCTGGAGTTACTATACTTACAGCCTTAACGTCTTTGTTGACCAACAAGCTAATAAAAAAAGACCTTGCAATGACAGGAGAAATAACTTTAAGAGGGCAGGTTCTTCCTGTAGGCGGCATTAAGGAAAAGGTATTAGCAGCTCATCGAGCTAAGATTACAACCCTTATACTTCCAAAATGGAATGAAAAAGACCTTGAAGATATACCGCAAAATGTAAAAAATTCCATTACAATACAGTTTGTTGATAAAATGATGGATGTAATTAAAATAGCAATTGAAAAATAA
- the gmhB gene encoding D-glycero-beta-D-manno-heptose 1,7-bisphosphate 7-phosphatase — protein sequence MKIKKYVFLDRDGVINEDPGYVQNWRQFKFLDGSIEAITKLYKNGFDVIIITNQSGVKKGIINLDDLKNIFKLLKSEIKANGGEIKDIFYCPHSDVDECVCRKPKPGMILKAKDIYNIDISQACLVGDSARDIECGINAGCGHTILVKTGHGHEAKKTLSEKNIYPNFIANDLFHASEWIIKNLL from the coding sequence ATGAAAATAAAAAAATATGTTTTTCTTGACAGAGACGGGGTTATTAACGAAGATCCCGGTTATGTACAAAACTGGCGTCAATTTAAATTTCTTGACGGATCTATTGAAGCTATAACAAAGCTTTACAAAAATGGCTTTGATGTAATAATTATCACAAATCAATCAGGCGTAAAAAAAGGAATTATAAATTTAGACGATTTAAAAAATATTTTTAAATTGCTAAAGTCTGAAATTAAAGCAAATGGCGGGGAGATTAAAGATATTTTTTATTGTCCCCATAGTGATGTTGATGAATGTGTTTGCCGTAAACCAAAACCAGGAATGATTTTAAAAGCAAAAGATATATATAACATTGATATATCTCAAGCCTGCTTGGTAGGCGATAGCGCGAGAGATATTGAATGCGGAATTAATGCGGGCTGCGGACATACAATATTAGTTAAAACTGGACACGGCCATGAGGCTAAAAAAACACTTTCAGAAAAAAATATTTACCCTAACTTTATAGCTAACGATCTTTTTCACGCTAGCGAATGGATTATAAAAAATTTATTATGA
- a CDS encoding outer membrane lipoprotein carrier protein LolA encodes MKNALIRNLIFTLITIYLLMFSSRLFGENLTKEKAPLKDELETIIDTIIETYGQEGFYAEFNQISTLKAMDITDTASGKAWFKKPGKMRWEYVQPDKQYIITNGITLWIYRPDDAQVMIGNAQSYFLDGKGASFLSDIKLIKDKFKISHEKNIDTENFYILKLIPIEKDLEMSDIHLSIAKKNFEITRIITNNFYGDTSIIEFKNIDFDKSPDDSFFTFNVPEGADILRISE; translated from the coding sequence ATGAAAAACGCACTTATAAGAAATTTAATTTTTACGTTAATCACTATTTATTTATTGATGTTTTCTTCAAGATTATTCGGAGAAAATTTAACTAAAGAAAAAGCTCCTTTAAAAGACGAATTAGAGACAATAATTGATACTATAATTGAAACATACGGACAAGAAGGCTTTTATGCGGAATTTAATCAAATTTCGACTTTAAAGGCTATGGATATTACAGATACAGCTTCAGGCAAAGCTTGGTTTAAAAAACCGGGAAAAATGCGATGGGAATATGTACAGCCTGATAAACAATATATCATAACTAATGGGATTACTTTGTGGATATATAGACCGGATGATGCTCAAGTCATGATAGGCAATGCGCAATCTTATTTTTTAGATGGTAAAGGAGCGAGTTTTCTTTCAGATATCAAACTTATTAAGGATAAATTTAAAATATCCCATGAAAAAAATATAGATACTGAAAATTTTTATATATTAAAACTTATTCCTATCGAAAAAGACCTTGAAATGTCTGATATACACTTATCAATTGCGAAAAAAAACTTTGAAATTACCAGAATAATAACGAATAATTTTTACGGAGATACAAGCATAATTGAGTTTAAAAATATTGACTTTGATAAATCTCCTGATGACTCTTTTTTTACCTTTAACGTTCCTGAAGGTGCAGATATATTGAGGATTAGCGAATAA